A window of Maniola hyperantus chromosome 17, iAphHyp1.2, whole genome shotgun sequence genomic DNA:
TGGAGATTCCACGTACTTGGGAATGTCTGAGACGTCTCATCAAATGGGTTGTGAAACTGAAATTGAATTACAGCAATCACTATAAACAAAATTCATGAATTTAACAATTTCAgaaaatatactaataaaaaagTAAGTTGGCCTGCAAAGAtgatatacaattttttttaatatagaaaaatggcgagcaaaagagcaggcggtcacctaatgttaagtgattacccatgaacatttgcagtaccgaTAACCACCAATGTGTTGCCGGTCTTTCAGGTATTTGTTAGTCCGCCCTTTGAATAACCCTATTGTCTACAGAGGACAGAAATAGATCACTATTTTGAGCTGCATCACAAAATGGCACAATGGACAAATAGTACAGCAAAACACCATATTAAAAGACAAGGGACATTTGTCCTTTGCTGCAGggccttaaaaatattttaaagtaccACCCAGTGCACTCATATTTTCACTGTATCAATTTAAAAGGTTCGAGCTGGCAATCTTTTCTGCCAAGACTCAAGAATAATGAATGTACTTTGAGATTGCCTTTTTGTTTTATCTTTGTTACGAATTTATTAActaaattataatttcatttcatgtacctacataagataaataaacaaatatagtaggtaagtaagcacTACATAGTAAGTGACTACATTTATACATAAGTACATTAAATCCACACAATGCATCCAAACATGCTTTCTACTACTctttctactactactactagccTACTATTCtatgtctactagcttttcacagcccaacagtttaaaaacttcaatgaaatttggtacagaacaagcccacatcccggggaaggacacctaatcccggaaaatccaaaagttcccacgggatttttaatccacgcgaacgaagtcgcgggcatcatctagtattttataattttctttaaCTACAAAAAAGTTCTTTAATTCATTCAGTATGTTttcctacataaaattattgaacgattacaacaaaaattaaccacaaactttaggtaggtacacacgaGAGGCTTTCAACCTTAACACTTACCCGGCGATTTTGTTACGAAGAGGTTTAGTAGGAATAATAGCTATTTCTTCACATATCCTCTTGTTGGTGTGAAAATCAAGAGTTAATCTTGTGTAGTATTTCTCAATAATGATTTTCGCAGCTTTCTTGACGGTCTTAGTTCGAACGCGACCCTgtaattttaaaagatttttggtAAATACACACTTGTTAAACTACAGCACAAAGAAGGCAGGCAATATCCGttttagtttattatattttattctgatTTGGTAGATATAACTagatttaaagtaaaatattttttaccattttgaaaaataatgtttCCGTCGACTGACAGATGACAGCAAAAGAAACACGAGAAATGTCATATTTgacaaatagaaataaaataaaaatcgatcaagtgcgtgtcggaccccgctcttttagggttccgtacataattattataaacaaaatattttgggTGTACATGACGCAGTCCAGTACAGTCAGCAGTCCAGGTAGTTTGACTAGTTTGCGACAGAGataacgttctacaaagccgaaactaGGCGACTGTCTTTTTCTAAAAGTCAATGTGCTTCACTTTTCGTATTGTACACGATATGGTGTACAtgatacagtacacggcagaaaataacgtacatcgacctttagaaggagataggggatttgtagagcattgtctctatcgtcgCGCAcggcaaaacgtcacataggtatgagtgacagagacaacgctctgcaaagccgaaatgtcattctaaagtccgatatattacattattttctgccgcgtactgtaatgtattaacataattatggCAGAAGTGAGTTGAAGAAAAATAAATGTTGTGCCAACCCTACATAGCGTGGCATAAAGGACAGGaagaagaaaaatatttcttttccgaGCTCTAGAACACCGCAATAAACTATCAAAGAAAACCCAAAAATTGGTCGTTTGTTCTGGTCACAACTTACAAACTCAATCTTTGTTTTCAATGTTTGTGTTTAAGTACAGTGTATGGTATATAATAAAGATAGCCCCCGTCACAAAAATGGTATAAAACTGACAACTTTGACGGCCCTCcatatgtttattttttaagataaaaaagaataaaaatatattcgcaCTGTACTCAATGAGCTCTAAACAATAATACTCCACATGTtaaagtaagattttttttgtatccGGCTCCTTTTTGATGCAGTTACCTACGGAAGCCCCTATGAAAAATAATGTAGTTAATGCAATTTCTAATTAAACATTTGGTTTTGGGTCAACTTTCTACACCAAATAGAAAAATTTCAGGTTTACTTATATCGTCTAGATGAGCTAGAGACCTGACACGCGGACTAAACAGACAGCAgaacattaatagggctccgtttttatcTTTtggatatggaaccctaaaacccaATCATTACCTCCCACAGATGTACACTTATTACCTAGAGTAAAATATATAATGTTCCTTCCTTGAACATTATGATTACGATGATGATGCCATAGAGCTCGTCATCTATGACGTTGCAATGTTGTTTTTCCAACTGgtttttacggctctgggctcGGTGCGTATGGTACCACAGACTATAAGCACACGagtatatctactcatgtgctatATTATTGGTTAATAAAGATAtaaagtgcgacaaggctatcttggcgcgtggcgtaaatcggaactaacgttgctgtcaAGTGTCCCTTTTATTCTTGTttggtttgaatattctaagcataTTCTAATGGTATTTGCACCGTGCTCTTGTATTTGATGACGTCATCAAACAAAACGTCACAAaacgtattacaaaaaaaataaaaaccgacttcgttacacaaacactaaaaattgaaaaataatttaatttattaccgaatatattatgtatacaagagttaatatagttccataataatactttttggttccggtgccaattagctttagctgcgcgaatcgtctagacttcatatttttatgggactccacaatggcacctcattggcactgaccccaaaaaatattattatggaactatatcaactcttgtatacataatatattcggtaataaattaaattatttttcaatttttagtgtttgtgtaacgaagtcggtttttattttttttgtaaaaaaattttatttcacaatttttagtggctccatggaattatgctatgactggttaaaaatctactgtttactaagctattacactgatcgcgagcaatttactcttatccgttgaggagttccagtatctatcttcgaagatgttcatcagatcttcaccaaattgaaatgggaccaactttgaagtataccctttcaaacaaaaaaagaattttcaaaatcggtccaggcgttttcgagtaatcggggaacatacataaaaaaaaaaaaagattccgacgaattgagaacctcctcctttttttgaagtcggttaaaaatgcttGACCGTGTGTGGGGCCTCTAAGGTTTTTATCGCAAGTGTCTGGTGAACCATTACACCCCcgtcaagtgatattttattattagaatgcAAAATCAGGGTCAATTTGCATTTTGCGTGCACAGCTAGGCCCTTTTACATAAAAGACCTTGTATAACTCTGTGATTCTGCATTCTGCAACCCGTAGCAGGAGATCTCCAGAGATTTATTGGCCCTTGATTCGGACCTGTTTTTATTACTGGCAATGTTTACGAACTTCCACCATTTTTAGCGACTGTCAAAAAAATGAcaattttttagaattttaatgGTGGTGGTGTGCTGGTGTGGTGACTAAATTGCCGCCTTCGGCctttaacaatattaattatttagtcACTTACTTGAGTCAATTAATTTACTGAGCGTGCTACTGCTTATTTTGCTCTAgttttaaagaatttatttgaATCCGCGTCCCACCAAATTTCCACAATGTTTTGGGGTAAGTTACCGGTAACCATATACCACCACGTGTTTCTTTGCTTAGAACTTTATTACATAGAAATAACCATATTAATCGCCTGAAAAGGCCATATTCATAATTATGCTACTTTAGATTATAATTACAACATGAACTGAACTTAGGTGTATATTTTATGGATTAGGTATAAGGTACCTACACATGTTGCACATCGAATTTAAAATGTCGAGCATCAAGATATCGCTTCTACAAAATCCTAAAGAAATTgtacttaatacttataatgATGCAGATTGATATAAGTTAAAGACTTCAAAAACCGCATCATATAGGGTTTGTTCCTTAAACTTAAATTACACTAACATTGTGAGGTAGGCTACTAGTAAGCCAACCTGGTAAGTACCTATGTCTtccaaaatgaaataaaaactagTTGGAAAACAATTTATGGACATATTAAGGTACTTGAATTATTTATCCTAATCTAATTGTATTGCATAGGATTGCAGTCTAAAATAACCTGTAAACCTCACTAAATAACGATTTGAATtgcattaaaattaattttgcagaAAAGAATTGACCATTCATACTTCATTAGATAATGGAAATGGTAGGAATTACTCTAGTTTTTCCATATCTACCTTACCTaattgactttcaaaaagtgtacaaaagtaggtaccattttttaaaatataatatgatttattttGACTTCAATTAAAATGTATGTTGTAAGATATTGAAATAGTTGCTACATACATATGCAACACAATTTAATATCTTGATTCTTGATATCTAATTGACTTGCATTAAGTTCATCAAGTAGAAGTTTCATGAGTAAGTAAATCACTTTCATGAAGTCATTAGGTCACATGCACCACAAAAGCCAAAGCAACTTTATGTTATAACAGAATGCAAATCTCTAGGCTTGTATTCCCTTACCTTTGCTTTCCCTTCGTTTCTCTTGCCTTTCCAAGGTTTTCTGCCAAATATAActtgaataccttcaaggcaagagtgaatattatgtatcttctaggcaagcatgcTCCAACGTAGAGCTCAtcgctttttattatttattttattatatttaggatgcaaactatctcagTTCCAAGtagatgcccacaacttcgcccatgtggatttaggctttttaaaatcctgtgggagctctttgattttacaggTCTACAAGCTTTAGCCAAACTTTATCGGTTAAACGTATGGGTTGTAAAAAGATTGataaaacacacttttgcatttataaaattgtagTATGGATTTTACTTACAGGATTGATAATGGAGCCGAACAAACGGTACACCCAAGTGGTGGAGAAGCCGTTCCACATCTCACAAGCAGCCATGGACATCTCGACGGGAGATAACGACGCCTGCCAAGTTATGGTAGTTGTGGACGGCAAGAACTTCCTGGTGTGCACGCTGCAGAAGAACAAGTGCATCCAAGTGCCACTCGACCTGTATTTTAAGACTGGAGACTCTATTTCATTTTTGACAAATGGTAAGGTGCAAATTTGATTACACAATACACATTGCTGTTAAAATATTGATGATGCAATCTGAATATGGcagtttatttaatttcatagcTTGGCAGGATGGATCTACTGGTTCAGTCATAGTGAAATCCTCTCTATTGATTACAAGATACCAGTTATCTTAtctatacattattattattttgttgtactAGGTAAATGCAATGTTCACTTAACGGGCTATCTGGACCCTGAGTTTGAAGAGGAGCCCTCAGATGAGGAAGAGGGTGAGGAGGAGGAGGATGAAGAGGAAGAGGCTCCAACACTTGTCCCCACCAAGAACAAGAGAAAACTTGACAATGCTGTAGAAGGAAACGTCAATAAAAAAGCTAAGGTATAATTTTTTCCACAGTTGTATCAGTAGGCCTAGCAGCAAAGTTTGAAAGCTAGACAAATATTTATGACAATTGATATGACATTTCATACAAACTGCCATACTATGTTATGACGTTGAAGAGTTGCCGATTTGATTAGTTGGCAACATCCCAGTTGTGATTGTAGCTTGTCACCATCAAGACTTTCGTGCTCACACATCACTCAAAGTAGATAGTTAAAATCTTtttaacaaataatttgtatgtCCTCCAAATGAAATATGAACAGGGTCAAAGGCCACTCCGGCATAAGGTTTATCGAGagatttcaacaaaaaaaataacgaaTCCAAATCACTTATCTCATGAAGTTTTCAAGTCACAATCTAAACACTGAAGATATTTAATAATCGTTTCTCGTCTCAGGAGGAATCAAAGTGTTCATAttcacagggtacttcccattgacctagaatcatgaaatttggtaggtaggtgggtcttatagctagtattaggagaaaaatctgaaaatcgtgaatttgtggttacatcacacaaaaaaaaattgtggtcataaaccaataattagtatgtattttcatcatcatgtatcatatgaaagggcttcacctgtacattctaaaacagatttttatttatttttatgcatcatagtttttgaattatcctgcaaaatgtcgaaaaaatatgactgtagtatggaaccctcattgcgcgagcctgactcgcacttggctggttttaacTACACCTAATTTCAACTTGTAACAGCATGACAAAAAAGCAACCAAGAAGGAAGTTGCAGCAGACAGCTCAGATTCTGATGAAGATGGTGTGGACCCGCTGCAGAAGTTCCTAGATGGAGAAGATATTGACACTGATGAGAATGATGACACTTTCAATGTTAACTCGTCAGCGGACGCCGATTCGGATAGGTAAGTAGTAATATTTGATGTTTCatcacaatcatcatcattaaccgatagacgtccactgctggtcataggtctattgtagggacttcagCACACCACAGCCTTgcaccgtctgaatccagcagctccctacGACTCCCTGATGTTGTCCGTCAACCTAGTcaggggtcttccaatgctgcgccttctggtgcgaggtcgctattccagcaccttgggaccctaacatctatcggtttttcgaactatgacATTTTTctccatttgatttgattccaCTAAAACTCTTGTGTGGCTTGGTTTTTAAATGCACATTTTGTGTTTTAATTACCCCTAATTTTAATATTACCAATTTTAACTTAGTCTTAACTTTATAGTATTAAAGCATGctgtaacaaaagaaaaaatgattttaaatttgttttcaGTGATGAAGAAGAATCAGTTGACGAAGAAGCTGGGGAAGAAGGTGATGAAGACGAGGAAGAGGAGGACGATTCGGATAAAGCAAACACAACCCTCGAAACAAGCACGGAAGAGAAGGTGTCAGAGACCAAGCTCAGCAAATCACAGAAGAGACGACTTAAGAAGAGGCTGCAGAAGGAGAAGCAGGAGCAAAAGGAGCCTCAGGTCAATGGTGTAGAGAAGGCCAAGGtatgatattattaattattattagaataagaCACCACCCTCTATCCAAGCAAGAAAAAGGACCTGGACACCAAGTCACACAAGGAGCTGCAGAAACCGACAGGAGTAGAAGAACTTGGGACAAGGCGAAAGTATGATTCATCGTCATTATCGTCAACCATTAGGTATCCAGTGCTTGTATATGGCTCCCAAGTCATAGAAAAACGAATCGAGAAAAATCTGCAGGAGCAGGAGCCTCAGGTTAATAGTGTCGACAAACCAAGGCATGATTCATTGTTGTCATTATATTTTACAACTGataatagacatccactgcaaCTGCCATGCCTACTGTCACTTCAGCGTCGCAACTTTTGACGCGTTATGTCAGTATCTCTGACTTTTCTATggatctcatttctgatctGATCATGTATAAAATAGCATAACTGGCATCAGAGATAGGGGTAGgagttaaatgaaaaaaatactatGCGTATAgtacatataagtcccgcaaattgctaatgagcgtgaccaccgttttagtgacgtcagcactagactgaagtttcgagctgatggtatatttttattttggctgacgtcaaaatgacgtcatttcgatgttaatgagacatggttccagcgcaatagcaatttgcgggacttatactatgcCTATTGCGGTTGTGTACCTGAAAATTCTATCTTAAGTCTACCAAGAGTAAAGGAGTTAGTTCAATTTTATTAtgtcaacaataataataattgttcttGTCAAATTATTGCCCACAGAAAGAGAAGCCAGCTGAACAACAAAAggctaaaaaagaaaaaggtgatgCTAAAAAGGAGAAAGGTGACGccaaaaaggaaaaaggtgacgCGACAAAGGACACACAGgagaaaaaagaaaagaagtCCCTAAGTGGTGGAGTGTTCATTGAAGACTTGAAAGTGGGAACTGGGCCTGTGGCCAAACCTGGCAAGGTGGTGATGGTAAGTAGACACACAAAAAGTTAACTGCAGTTGCTACATTCTCTAGGTTCTTGAACATAGAACCTACAGAGAAAGTAATAACAAGAAAGTCCAGAAGTtgtttgtgggaatgagtgtaatttcaccctcaccacctgggtgcctgatGCACATCGACCAACTGTTGTACCAGATCCTTTtatccacgcacatgcaaactgtgtaATCAACTTCCTTTGGCGCTGTTCCCACTAGAttgcaacatggggttattGAGGAGGCAGACAAACAAACTCCTGAGATgccggcaatgcattggcggtttctctggtgctgctaATGTTCATGGCTGGTGCTaggctcgtttgctcgctattttctttttaaatcttttatagaaaaactagcttacgcccgcaacttcgtccgcgtg
This region includes:
- the RpS17 gene encoding small ribosomal subunit protein eS17 isoform X1, which gives rise to MGRVRTKTVKKAAKIIIEKYYTRLTLDFHTNKRICEEIAIIPTKPLRNKIAGFTTHLMRRLRHSQVRGISIKLQEEERERRDNFVPEVSALEHDIIEVDPDTKDMLKMLDFTNINGLQLTQPATQGGYGGRRN
- the RpS17 gene encoding small ribosomal subunit protein eS17 isoform X2, producing MHLFFCSVHTRKFLPSTTTITWQASLSPVEMSMAACEMWNGFSTTWVYRLFGSIINPVKNNGRVRTKTVKKAAKIIIEKYYTRLTLDFHTNKRICEEIAIIPTKPLRNKIAGFTTHLMRRLRHSQVRGISIKLQEEERERRDNFVPEVSALEHDIIEVDPDTKDMLKMLDFTNINGLQLTQPATQGGYGGRRN
- the LOC117990062 gene encoding 46 kDa FK506-binding nuclear protein-like yields the protein MQSEYGSLFNFIAWQDGSTGKCNVHLTGYLDPEFEEEPSDEEEGEEEEDEEEEAPTLVPTKNKRKLDNAVEGNVNKKAKHDKKATKKEVAADSSDSDEDGVDPLQKFLDGEDIDTDENDDTFNVNSSADADSDSDEEESVDEEAGEEGDEDEEEEDDSDKANTTLETSTEEKVSETKLSKSQKRRLKKRLQKEKQEQKEPQVNGVEKAKKEKPAEQQKAKKEKGDAKKEKGDAKKEKGDATKDTQEKKEKKSLSGGVFIEDLKVGTGPVAKPGKVVMVYYEGKLKQNNKMFDNCQKGPGFKFKLGAKEVISGWDVGVAGMKVGGKRRILCPPAMAYGAKGSPPVIPPNSTLVFEVELKNVK